Proteins from a genomic interval of Mycobacterium conspicuum:
- a CDS encoding GNAT family N-acetyltransferase: MNLLRANPRHPGWPLDVGPLRVPAGLIRLRAVRMRDGAQWSRIRLADRAHLEPWEPSAEGDWTVRHTVGAWPALCSGLRSEARNGRMLPYVIELDGRFCGQLTIGNVTHGALRSAWIGYWVSKSVTGRGVATGALALGLDHCFGPVSLHRVEATVRPENAASRAVLAKVGFREEGLLRRYLEVDRAWRDHLLLAITAEEVYGSVTSTLVRAGHASWP, translated from the coding sequence GTGAACCTCCTGCGCGCCAACCCGCGGCATCCCGGTTGGCCCTTGGACGTGGGTCCGCTGCGGGTCCCGGCGGGGCTGATCCGGCTACGCGCGGTGCGGATGCGAGACGGGGCGCAGTGGAGCCGGATCCGGTTGGCCGACCGCGCGCACCTCGAGCCCTGGGAGCCCAGCGCCGAGGGCGATTGGACCGTCCGGCACACCGTCGGCGCCTGGCCGGCGCTGTGTTCCGGCCTGCGTTCGGAGGCCCGCAACGGACGCATGCTGCCGTACGTGATCGAGCTGGACGGGCGCTTCTGCGGCCAGCTGACCATCGGCAACGTCACCCACGGGGCGTTGCGGTCGGCCTGGATCGGCTATTGGGTGTCGAAGTCGGTGACCGGCCGCGGGGTGGCGACCGGCGCGTTGGCGCTGGGGCTCGACCATTGCTTCGGTCCCGTTTCGCTACATCGCGTGGAGGCCACGGTGCGCCCGGAAAACGCCGCCAGCCGCGCCGTGCTGGCAAAGGTCGGCTTCCGCGAGGAGGGCCTGTTGCGCCGCTACCTCGAAGTCGACCGGGCGTGGCGGGACCATCTGTTGCTGGCGATCACCGCGGAAGAGGTCTACGGGTCGGTGACCTCGACTCTGGTTCGGGCCGGGCACGCCAGCTGGCCGTGA
- a CDS encoding ISL3 family transposase: MRGASWTSADHRIAAKNCLLTTRCAKWATMQVGTGRAVSDVAQELSCDWHTVNDAVMTYGQALLAADRRRLNATTAIGLDETSFVKLSSRRARSYATTVADVANHQIIEILPSRNYVDVAGWIDQQPLAWKHRIRFGALDMSATYAAVYTVMLPRAEQVVDPFHCVQLANRTLDDIRRRVQREQKGHRGRRNDPLYRVRRVLLTGEERLDAKATQRLTSLLQLGDPRGEVALAYRVKERLREFYCCTDIHTARAMLSELIEHCLRPGLPPELNKLARTLKAWYDEICNYHIARVSNGPTEALNNLIKRIKRIGYGFTNFNNYRIRALLYAGKPNWRVLTSIVVR; this comes from the coding sequence GTGCGGGGGGCGAGCTGGACCAGTGCCGACCATCGCATCGCGGCCAAGAACTGCCTGCTGACGACCCGCTGCGCCAAATGGGCCACGATGCAGGTCGGGACAGGTCGCGCGGTTTCTGATGTCGCGCAGGAACTTTCCTGCGACTGGCACACCGTCAATGACGCGGTCATGACCTACGGCCAAGCGCTGCTGGCTGCCGACCGGCGTCGCCTGAACGCCACGACCGCGATCGGCTTGGACGAGACCTCGTTTGTGAAACTATCCAGCCGCCGGGCCCGCTCGTATGCGACCACCGTCGCTGATGTCGCCAACCACCAGATCATCGAGATCCTGCCCAGCCGAAACTATGTCGATGTCGCGGGCTGGATCGACCAACAACCCCTGGCCTGGAAACACCGCATTCGCTTCGGCGCCCTGGACATGTCGGCGACCTACGCCGCGGTCTACACCGTGATGCTGCCCCGCGCTGAGCAGGTCGTCGACCCGTTCCACTGCGTGCAACTGGCCAACCGGACCCTCGACGACATTCGACGACGTGTGCAGCGCGAACAAAAAGGCCACCGCGGCCGGCGCAACGACCCTCTCTACCGGGTCCGCCGCGTGCTGCTTACCGGTGAGGAACGCCTCGACGCCAAGGCCACCCAACGCCTGACATCGCTGCTGCAACTGGGCGATCCCCGCGGCGAAGTCGCCCTGGCCTACCGCGTCAAGGAACGCCTGCGCGAGTTCTACTGCTGCACCGACATCCACACCGCCCGCGCGATGCTGTCCGAACTGATCGAACACTGCCTACGCCCGGGCCTGCCCCCCGAACTCAACAAGCTCGCCCGCACCCTCAAAGCCTGGTACGACGAGATCTGCAACTACCACATCGCCCGCGTCAGCAACGGACCCACCGAAGCCCTCAACAACCTGATCAAACGCATCAAGCGCATCGGCTACGGCTTCACCAACTTCAACAACTACCGCATCCGAGCACTGCTCTACGCCGGCAAACCCAACTGGCGCGTCCTCACATCCATCGTCGTCCGATGA
- the sepX gene encoding divisome protein SepX/GlpR: MPSIPQSLLWISLVVLWLFVLVPMLISKRDAVRRTSDVALATRVLNGGAASRLLRRQGPAAGHRSDPDWQPEDVEQDEHSEDDDEHEADERPTHPVVVQFAVPEQAETDVLDVLDVDVIEDSGALPAGASEAETEPVAEAPDDASDDASDDAEPDTEPHATGRDDEYEYVDDSSGLEPDEDDDAYEEGAVPVPPAASRRRRFDEKTAAAVSARKYTFRKRVLMVMAVVLVGSATAAFEVTPTAWWVCSIATTITVFYLAYLRRQTRIEEKVRRRRMQRMARARLGVENAADREYDVVPSRLRRPGAVVLEIDDEDPIFEHLDYNIPARAYGWPRDLPRAVGQ; encoded by the coding sequence ATGCCAAGCATTCCCCAATCTTTATTGTGGATCTCGCTGGTGGTGCTGTGGCTTTTTGTGCTTGTTCCGATGCTGATCAGCAAACGCGACGCCGTGCGGCGCACCAGCGACGTCGCGTTGGCGACCCGAGTGCTCAACGGCGGTGCGGCCTCGCGTCTGCTGCGGCGTCAGGGCCCCGCGGCGGGGCATCGCAGCGACCCCGACTGGCAGCCGGAGGACGTTGAGCAGGACGAACACTCCGAAGACGACGACGAGCACGAGGCCGACGAGCGACCCACCCACCCCGTCGTGGTGCAGTTCGCCGTGCCCGAGCAGGCCGAGACCGATGTTCTCGATGTCCTAGATGTCGATGTGATCGAAGACTCGGGCGCGCTGCCCGCCGGTGCCAGCGAAGCCGAGACCGAGCCGGTGGCCGAGGCCCCCGACGACGCCTCGGACGACGCCTCAGACGACGCCGAGCCCGACACCGAGCCCCACGCGACCGGGCGTGACGACGAATACGAGTACGTCGACGACTCGTCCGGGCTGGAGCCCGACGAGGACGACGACGCTTACGAGGAAGGCGCCGTCCCCGTCCCGCCGGCCGCCTCCCGGCGGCGTCGGTTTGACGAGAAGACCGCCGCCGCCGTCAGCGCCCGCAAGTACACCTTCCGCAAGCGCGTGCTGATGGTGATGGCGGTCGTCCTGGTCGGCTCGGCCACCGCGGCGTTCGAGGTGACCCCGACCGCCTGGTGGGTGTGCAGCATCGCCACCACCATCACCGTGTTCTACCTGGCGTATCTGCGCCGGCAAACCCGGATCGAGGAGAAGGTGCGCCGTCGCCGCATGCAGCGGATGGCGCGCGCGCGGCTCGGCGTGGAGAACGCCGCCGACCGCGAATACGACGTGGTGCCCTCGCGGCTGCGGCGCCCGGGCGCGGTGGTCCTCGAGATCGACGACGAGGACCCGATCTTCGAGCACCTGGACTACAACATCCCGGCGCGGGCCTACGGCTGGCCCCGCGACCTGCCGCGCGCCGTCGGCCAGTAA
- a CDS encoding transposase family protein produces the protein MTIKFKSTFVRYEPSQIVEALVGLKDVRVLAYRRSGPDVELVIEQTVVDRLCPTCGGAGQIKERPTVRYVDLPVYGQPMRLAWRKHRVICRRAGCAGGELDQCRPSHRGQELPADDPLRQMGHDAGRDRSRGF, from the coding sequence GTGACCATCAAATTCAAAAGCACCTTCGTCCGTTATGAGCCTAGTCAGATCGTTGAGGCCCTGGTCGGGCTCAAGGATGTCCGTGTCTTGGCCTATCGACGTAGCGGTCCTGATGTCGAGCTGGTGATCGAGCAGACCGTCGTGGATCGGTTATGCCCGACGTGTGGGGGCGCCGGCCAGATCAAGGAGCGGCCGACGGTGCGCTATGTCGATTTGCCCGTCTACGGCCAGCCGATGCGTCTGGCCTGGCGCAAGCATCGTGTGATTTGCCGGCGAGCCGGCTGTGCGGGGGGCGAGCTGGACCAGTGCCGACCATCGCATCGCGGCCAAGAACTGCCTGCTGACGACCCGCTGCGCCAAATGGGCCACGATGCAGGTCGGGACAGGTCGCGCGGTTTCTGA